The following DNA comes from Litoreibacter janthinus.
CTGGTCCGCGTTGGCAGAGAACTCCGGCGCCAGATAGGTGTTACCAGCCGTGTCCTGAAAAATTACAGCGGAGATGGTGGCCGTCGTCCCGTCGATATAGGTGATGGTGGCGTTGTAGATTGAAGTCCCGTCAAAGGTCTGCGCGGCCCCGCCGTTAATCGAGAAAGTCTCGTTCGCGGCGGAATTGTTCATGTCGTAGGCAGTCGTATTGCCGCCCCCAAACCCGCTACCGCTTGGCGAGAAGCTTTGAATGCTGTTGACCAACGCATTGCCTGCACTGCCAAAGGTCTGCCCCACCAAAGCCGACGCGTTTTCGGCTACAGTGTTGCCCTCGGTAGGGTCAATGCTCGCCAGATTTCCTAGCGATATTACGTTAAACGTCGTTGGCATATGGCATGCGCCAATTCTTGGCGCCCTTTTTTTAACTACTCGACACGCAACAATTTGAGGCTCGATTTTCCGAGTCTCGACAACTTAAGTAAAATTGAAACGTGTCATGACAATGGTAGCATCGGACCGAAAGCCTAACAATGTCAGGGCATGATTCTGGCCACCCGACATCCAAGATGTGAGAAACAACTTAGCCATCTGATTTTAAAACAAAAAAACGGGCCCGAAAGGGGCCCGTTTCACTCGCCACATTGTGGCGTCACTTTGGGTGATTAATTCCCCGTAGCGCTATCTACGGAAATTGTGATGCCTGGACCCATTGTGGAGCTCAGTGCGATCTTCTGCATGTAGCTGCCTTTTGCGCCCGCTGGTTTGGCTTTTGCAACGGCATCGATGAACGCGCGAACGTTTTCGATCAGCTTGTCTTCGCCGAAGGAGGCCTTGCCGATACCTGCGTGTACAACACCGGCTTTTTCCACCTTGAACTGAACTTCGCCGCCTTTGGCTGCTTCCACGGCTGCTTTCACATCCATGGTCACGGTGCCGACCTTAGGGTTCGGCATCAGGTTGCGAGGGCCAAGCACTTTACCCAAACGACCAACGATTGGCATCATGTCAGGTGTAGCGATGCAGCGATCAAACTCGATCTTGCCGGATTGCACGATTTCCATCAGGTCCTCTGCGCCCACGATATCTGCGCCAGCCGCTTTGGCTTCTTCAGCTTTCGCGTCACGAGCGAACACAGCAACTCGCATGGTTTTGCCGGTGCCGTTCGGCAGAGCAACGACACCACGAACCATTTGGTCTGCGTGACGTGGGTCAACGCCCAGGTTCATTGCAATCTCGACAGTCTCGTCGAATTTGGCTTTGGCGTTGTTCTTTACCAGAGCAACAGCTTCTTCCACCGTTACGTCGCGCTTGCCAGCGAATTGCTCACGAGCGGCGGTAGTGCGTTTTCCGTATTTAGCCATTACTTCACCTCGATGCCCATAGAACGGGCGGAGCCCAGAATGATCAACATTGCGGCTTCAATATCGTTCGCGTTGAGATCTTTCATTTTCGCTTCGGCGATTTCTTTCACCTGAGCTGCGGTCACGTGGCCAACCACTTCGCGCGAAGGGGTTTTGGCGCCGGACTTCAGCTTGGCAGCCTTTTTCAGGTAGTAGGACGCTGGTGGCGTCTTGATGTCCATCGAGAAGGACTTGTCCTGATAATAGGTGATCACGGTTGGGCAAGGCGCACCTGGCTCCATATCCTGCGTCTTGGCGTTAAACGCCTTACAGAATTCCATGATGTTAATGCCGCGCTGACCCAATGCTGGGCCTACGGGTGGGGATGGGTTGGCTTGACCTGCAGGAACCTGCAGCTTCATCGTGCCAGCGATCTTCTTGGCCATTGGCCTTCTCCTTTTTCAACACCCTCGGGTCGCGACCGTCGGGCTAGTGGTTGCCGTGGTCCGGGTCGCAGCACGCGTGCCGCTCGCCTCCCACGCGATGCACATCAGGATGTCTTGGTGACCTGTGTGAATTCCAATTCGACCGGCGTAGCACGGCCAAAGATCGAGACAGTCACCTTCAGGCGCTGGTTCTCGTCGTCTACTTCCTCGACCATACCCGAGAAGCCCTCGAATGGACCGTCGGTGACATTCACGTTCTCGCCGATGTCGAACACGATGGTCGAACGTGGTGCCTCTGCGCCCTCTTCGACGCGTCCCAAGATCGCCTGAACCTCTGCGTCACGCATTGGCATCGGTTTACCTTGTGGACCGAGGAATCCGGTGACGCGGTTGATCGAGTTAATCAGGTGGTAGCCGCGGTCGGACATCTCCATGCGCACAAGGACGTAGCCAGGCATGAAACGGCGTTCAGCGGTAACTTTCTTGTTGCGACGAATTTCAATAACTTCTTCGGTCGGAACCAAGACTTCATCGATTTCATCCTGCAGGCCATTTTCTTCAACAGCCGCGCGAATTTGTTCCGCGATCCGCTTCTCGAAGTTGGACAGCACAGATACCGAATACCACCGTTTTGCCATCTTGCCTGCGCCTCTATCTGTTCCGGCTAAGCCGGTAAGTTCCAATACTTTCAGCGCAATACACCGAACTTGTCGGTGGCGTTCGCCGAAACGAAAACAGCGCGCATCTCGAATCGATACGCGCCATGTGTCCGTGTTGAGCGCTGCATTACGCCGCGAGCGCCCAAGATTCAAGGGGTTGCCCTTCGATTTAACGATCTACAGTCTTTGTTGTACGTGTCAACTATTGGCCCGCGTCAGTGCCTGTTCGAGGTCGTAAATCAGATCGTCAGCGTCTTCGATCCCGATCGAAAGACGCAACAAACGAGGGTGCACAGGGAAGCCTTCACCCGACACAGTTTTGCGATGCTCGATTAGGCTCTCGACTCCGCCCAGCGAGGTCGCGGGATAGAACACCTCGCAAAAGCGGGTAACGTCTATTGCTGTCGTCTCGGAGCCTTTCACGATGATCGACATCATGCCACCAAACTGGCCACCAGTCTGCTTCTTGGCAACCTCATGGCCAGGATCAGACGGCAATCCCGGATAGAGTACCTTTTCGACATGAGGGTGACCGTCAAAGTGCTTAGCGACGGCGATAGCGTTCTGGCACGACCGCTCAACCCGCAGAAACAACGTCCTCATCCCGCGGATCAGCAACCAAGCATCAAAGGAATGCAGGACCGTGCCTTGAAGCTTGCGAACCATGCAGATTTCGTCCCAGAACTGCCCCGTTTCGCGCACCGACAACACACCAGCGGTGACATCTGAATGACCGTTCAGATATTTCGTGGCTGAATGGAACGAGATGTCCGCGCCAAAATCCAGCGCGCGCGTCAGGTTTGGTGGCGTGCCGGTGCAGTCTGTCAGCAGTTTTGCCCCCGCCCCGTGCGCGATCTCAGCGGCCCCTGCGATGTCCGTGACCTCCCAATCGGGATTGTTTGGCGTCTCGACCCAGACCAGATTGGTTTTACCGGGGCGCACAGCAGCCGCAAGCTCATCAAGATTGCCGGCGGTATAATAGGACACTTCGATGCGGCCGTTTGCTTCGTAGTTCTGAATTTGCGCAAGAACGCCATGATACATGACCCGTGGGGCGACCACGTGC
Coding sequences within:
- the rplA gene encoding 50S ribosomal protein L1 — encoded protein: MAKYGKRTTAAREQFAGKRDVTVEEAVALVKNNAKAKFDETVEIAMNLGVDPRHADQMVRGVVALPNGTGKTMRVAVFARDAKAEEAKAAGADIVGAEDLMEIVQSGKIEFDRCIATPDMMPIVGRLGKVLGPRNLMPNPKVGTVTMDVKAAVEAAKGGEVQFKVEKAGVVHAGIGKASFGEDKLIENVRAFIDAVAKAKPAGAKGSYMQKIALSSTMGPGITISVDSATGN
- the nusG gene encoding transcription termination/antitermination protein NusG yields the protein MAKRWYSVSVLSNFEKRIAEQIRAAVEENGLQDEIDEVLVPTEEVIEIRRNKKVTAERRFMPGYVLVRMEMSDRGYHLINSINRVTGFLGPQGKPMPMRDAEVQAILGRVEEGAEAPRSTIVFDIGENVNVTDGPFEGFSGMVEEVDDENQRLKVTVSIFGRATPVELEFTQVTKTS
- the rplK gene encoding 50S ribosomal protein L11 encodes the protein MAKKIAGTMKLQVPAGQANPSPPVGPALGQRGINIMEFCKAFNAKTQDMEPGAPCPTVITYYQDKSFSMDIKTPPASYYLKKAAKLKSGAKTPSREVVGHVTAAQVKEIAEAKMKDLNANDIEAAMLIILGSARSMGIEVK
- a CDS encoding trans-sulfuration enzyme family protein, which encodes MTDKSNRTPSLVTRVTQALHFVEAETGAVIPSIQPAATYARDENYQVRKPYWYRRDGSQTTAQAEAVIAELEGAKESLLFASGMSACTAVIEHLPTGAHVVAPRVMYHGVLAQIQNYEANGRIEVSYYTAGNLDELAAAVRPGKTNLVWVETPNNPDWEVTDIAGAAEIAHGAGAKLLTDCTGTPPNLTRALDFGADISFHSATKYLNGHSDVTAGVLSVRETGQFWDEICMVRKLQGTVLHSFDAWLLIRGMRTLFLRVERSCQNAIAVAKHFDGHPHVEKVLYPGLPSDPGHEVAKKQTGGQFGGMMSIIVKGSETTAIDVTRFCEVFYPATSLGGVESLIEHRKTVSGEGFPVHPRLLRLSIGIEDADDLIYDLEQALTRANS